The proteins below are encoded in one region of Microbacterium pygmaeum:
- the folB gene encoding dihydroneopterin aldolase, producing the protein MDEITLTGLRVFGRHGVFEHERHHGQIFVVDATLSVSTAAAARSDDVADTVHYGEVAERIAAIVGGEPVNLIETLAQRIADELLTDQPVHTVAVTVHKPDAPIDLPFTDVAVTIRRSRDAEEEPSS; encoded by the coding sequence ATGGATGAGATCACCCTGACCGGACTCCGCGTTTTCGGGCGCCACGGCGTGTTCGAGCACGAGCGTCACCACGGCCAGATCTTCGTCGTGGATGCGACCCTCTCCGTCAGCACCGCGGCCGCAGCACGCAGCGACGACGTCGCCGACACCGTCCATTACGGAGAGGTCGCCGAGCGCATCGCCGCCATCGTCGGGGGTGAGCCGGTCAACCTGATCGAGACGCTCGCGCAGCGCATCGCCGATGAGCTGCTGACCGACCAGCCGGTGCACACGGTGGCCGTCACGGTGCACAAGCCCGATGCGCCGATCGATCTGCCGTTCACCGATGTGGCGGTCACGATCCGTCGCTCGCGGGACGCGGAAGAGGAGCCCTCATCATGA
- the folE gene encoding GTP cyclohydrolase I translates to MPVDRDRVAALVRELLAAIGEDPERPGLKLTPQRVADAYAEFFSGVGTDAAAPLAHTISVSRGPAPDTLPSGAVMLRDIRFRSVCEHHLLPFRGHAHIAYLPGEQVVGLGALPKVVDILAARPQVQERLGEQIADTIAGSLDTRGVLVVLEASHECVTMRGDQQSEASTVTIAARGELAEPAARAELIALLGASRTLGNG, encoded by the coding sequence GTGCCCGTCGACCGTGATCGCGTCGCCGCGCTCGTGCGCGAGCTGCTGGCGGCGATCGGGGAGGATCCCGAACGCCCGGGACTGAAGCTCACGCCGCAGCGCGTCGCGGACGCCTACGCCGAGTTCTTCTCGGGTGTGGGGACGGATGCCGCTGCCCCGCTCGCCCACACCATCTCGGTCTCCCGCGGGCCGGCGCCGGATACCCTGCCCTCCGGGGCGGTGATGCTGCGCGACATCCGCTTCCGCTCCGTCTGCGAGCACCACCTGCTGCCTTTCCGCGGTCACGCGCACATCGCCTATCTGCCAGGCGAGCAGGTCGTCGGCCTCGGCGCGCTGCCGAAGGTCGTCGACATCCTGGCGGCGCGTCCGCAGGTGCAGGAGCGCCTCGGGGAGCAGATCGCCGACACGATCGCGGGCTCGCTCGACACCCGCGGCGTGCTGGTCGTGCTGGAAGCCAGCCACGAGTGCGTCACCATGCGCGGTGACCAGCAATCCGAGGCCTCGACCGTCACCATCGCGGCGCGCGGCGAGCTGGCCGAACCCGCCGCTCGCGCGGAGCTGATCGCGCTGCTGGGCGCATCGCGGACGCTGGGGAACGGCTGA
- the folP gene encoding dihydropteroate synthase: MRTQIMGILNVTPDSFSDGGRYQATDAAIERGLLLRSQGAMLIDVGGESTRPGAERVAPALEQERVLPVVRRLAEAEVLVSVDTMNASTALAAVEAGARVVNDVSGGLADPDLLGAMAATEADIVLGHWRGHSAQMYARADYDDVVREVVTELALRVDAAAAAGIAPSRVILDPGIGFGKKGDQNWAVLRALSRIVGLGHRVLVGTSRKGFLADALQDVQDDGAPASESRRDLATAVTSVLSAQAGAWAVRVHDVPATRDALVIAARWEG, encoded by the coding sequence ATGCGTACGCAGATCATGGGGATCCTCAACGTGACCCCCGACTCATTCAGTGACGGCGGTCGCTATCAGGCCACCGACGCGGCGATCGAGCGGGGGCTGCTGCTGCGGTCGCAGGGCGCGATGCTGATCGACGTGGGCGGTGAATCCACGCGGCCGGGTGCCGAGCGCGTCGCGCCCGCCCTCGAGCAGGAGCGCGTGCTCCCGGTCGTCCGCAGACTCGCCGAGGCAGAGGTGCTGGTCAGCGTCGACACGATGAACGCCTCCACCGCGCTGGCCGCCGTGGAGGCGGGCGCCCGCGTCGTGAACGACGTGTCGGGCGGCCTGGCCGACCCCGACCTGCTGGGGGCGATGGCGGCGACCGAGGCCGACATCGTGCTCGGGCACTGGCGCGGCCACTCCGCGCAGATGTACGCGCGCGCCGACTACGACGACGTCGTGCGCGAGGTGGTGACCGAGCTCGCGCTGCGGGTGGATGCCGCCGCGGCCGCCGGCATCGCACCGTCGCGCGTCATCCTCGATCCGGGTATCGGCTTCGGCAAGAAGGGCGATCAGAATTGGGCGGTGCTGCGCGCGCTGTCCAGGATCGTCGGCCTCGGCCATCGCGTGCTGGTCGGCACGAGTCGCAAGGGGTTCCTCGCCGACGCGCTGCAGGATGTCCAGGACGACGGCGCACCGGCATCCGAATCCCGTCGCGATCTGGCGACGGCCGTCACCAGCGTCCTCAGCGCCCAAGCGGGCGCCTGGGCGGTCCGGGTGCACGACGTGCCCGCGACGCGCGATGCGCTCGTGATCGCTGCACGGTGGGAAGGCTGA
- the folK gene encoding 2-amino-4-hydroxy-6-hydroxymethyldihydropteridine diphosphokinase: MSRRLAHGADGAPAPETRASVRAVIALGANLGDRAATLGHAVADLGRLPLTDDVLASAAIETIAMKPDGPDAAAPAYLNAVAIVTTRLAPTVLLAYLHAIEARYRRERAAVRSASDPGWEDRTLDLDLIVYGDVRSDDPALLLPHPRAGERDFVLIPWLSIDPDAELAGAGRIDELLAALQRDDGESA; the protein is encoded by the coding sequence ATGAGCCGTCGACTCGCACACGGGGCGGACGGGGCTCCCGCTCCCGAGACCCGCGCCTCCGTCCGGGCGGTCATCGCGCTCGGCGCGAACCTCGGCGATCGCGCGGCGACGCTCGGGCACGCGGTCGCCGACCTCGGCCGCCTGCCGCTGACCGATGACGTCCTGGCATCAGCGGCAATCGAGACGATCGCGATGAAGCCCGATGGGCCGGATGCCGCGGCCCCGGCCTACCTCAACGCGGTGGCGATCGTCACCACGCGGCTGGCGCCGACGGTGCTGCTGGCGTACCTGCACGCGATCGAGGCACGTTACCGACGCGAACGCGCCGCGGTCCGCTCGGCCTCGGATCCGGGGTGGGAGGATCGCACGCTGGATCTCGACCTCATCGTCTACGGCGACGTGCGCAGCGACGATCCCGCGCTGCTGCTGCCGCATCCCCGGGCCGGCGAGCGCGACTTCGTGCTGATCCCCTGGCTCTCGATCGATCCCGACGCCGAGCTTGCGGGCGCCGGCCGGATCGACGAGCTGCTCGCGGCGCTCCAGCGCGATGACGGGGAGTCCGCGTGA